One Mesorhizobium sp. J428 DNA segment encodes these proteins:
- a CDS encoding protein-L-isoaspartate O-methyltransferase, whose protein sequence is MMADFSGLRTKMVDGQVRTTDVTSLPLLDALLSVPREEFVPAAKKSLAYIDEDLEIAPGRYLMEPSPFARIVQLADIQPGDFVLDIGAGTGYSSAVLSKIAGSVVALEQDPALAEKAQSVLSALGYDTVAVVEGRLTAGYPEQAPYDVIVIEGAVEQIPPVLFDQLKDGGRLLAVEGFGNSGVVHIYVKHGSSVSARRAFNAAVKALPGFNNAPVFEF, encoded by the coding sequence ATGATGGCAGATTTCTCCGGATTGCGGACCAAGATGGTCGACGGGCAGGTGCGGACCACCGACGTCACGTCGCTGCCGCTGCTCGACGCGCTGCTGTCCGTTCCGCGCGAGGAGTTCGTTCCGGCCGCGAAGAAGAGCCTCGCCTATATCGACGAGGACCTGGAGATCGCGCCCGGGCGCTATCTGATGGAGCCGTCGCCGTTCGCACGTATCGTGCAGCTTGCCGATATCCAGCCCGGCGACTTTGTCCTCGATATCGGGGCGGGCACAGGCTATTCCTCCGCCGTGCTGTCGAAGATCGCCGGGTCGGTCGTGGCGCTGGAGCAGGACCCCGCGCTCGCCGAGAAGGCGCAGTCGGTGCTGTCGGCGCTGGGCTACGACACGGTGGCGGTGGTGGAAGGACGGCTGACGGCCGGCTATCCGGAGCAGGCTCCCTATGACGTCATCGTGATCGAGGGCGCGGTGGAGCAGATTCCGCCGGTCCTGTTCGACCAGTTGAAGGACGGCGGACGGCTGCTGGCCGTGGAAGGCTTCGGCAATTCGGGCGTCGTGCACATTTACGTGAAGCACGGATCGTCGGTGTCGGCCCGCCGGGCGTTCAACGCGGCGGTTAAAGCGTTGCCCGGTTTCAACAATGCCCCGGTTTTCGAATTCTGA
- a CDS encoding SMP-30/gluconolactonase/LRE family protein gives MDHPLEGQIHRSEGEGRLVCGLANGIWMLDLASGAFEPVFRHAAACRDNGRAQALVGGIRISNLLCFSPDGRVMYVADSLERWIRCFGNVRVLRQSVVAVILPWARI, from the coding sequence ATGGACCACCCCCTCGAAGGTCAGATCCATCGCTCTGAAGGTGAAGGCAGGCTCGTCTGCGGCCTCGCCAACGGAATCTGGATGCTCGACCTGGCGAGCGGTGCCTTCGAGCCAGTGTTCAGGCACGCTGCGGCATGTCGCGACAACGGCCGCGCGCAGGCGCTCGTCGGCGGCATCCGGATCTCCAACCTGCTCTGTTTCAGTCCGGACGGGCGCGTCATGTATGTCGCCGACAGCCTAGAGCGCTGGATCCGGTGTTTTGGTAATGTGCGCGTTCTACGTCAGAGTGTCGTCGCAGTCATCCTACCGTGGGCTCGTATTTGA
- a CDS encoding alpha/beta hydrolase has protein sequence MAESISFAEINGAACRYALAEQGARTLVLIHELGGSLNSWDAILPLLPATLRVLRYDLRGAGMSEKARGTNSIDALADDLAALLDHAGADDPVVVMAAAMGAAVAVRFANRHPSRLARMVLVGPALGVPEERREAARQLTDRIDREGMRAIADAVLPKAFPDELWTSLEVKSLAIARWLGADPEGYAANYRILVDHDLRPELASVACPVLVLAGRFDPFSGPDAVDAGTAALPDRRFRTVDGGHFMTIQSPHLVAEAARAFLEDR, from the coding sequence GTGGCAGAGAGCATTTCCTTCGCCGAGATCAATGGCGCCGCCTGCCGTTATGCGCTGGCAGAACAGGGGGCCCGCACGCTGGTGCTGATCCACGAGCTCGGCGGCAGCCTCAACAGCTGGGATGCCATACTGCCGCTGCTGCCGGCGACGCTGCGTGTGCTGCGCTACGATCTGCGCGGCGCGGGCATGTCGGAAAAGGCCCGTGGCACCAACTCCATCGACGCCCTGGCCGACGACCTCGCCGCCCTGCTCGATCATGCCGGCGCGGACGATCCGGTCGTCGTCATGGCCGCCGCCATGGGTGCGGCCGTCGCCGTGCGTTTCGCCAACCGCCATCCCTCCCGCCTCGCGCGCATGGTGCTTGTCGGCCCGGCACTCGGCGTGCCGGAGGAGCGGCGCGAGGCTGCACGCCAGCTCACCGACCGCATCGACCGCGAGGGCATGCGCGCCATTGCCGACGCCGTGCTGCCCAAGGCCTTTCCCGACGAACTGTGGACGTCACTCGAAGTCAAGTCGCTGGCGATCGCCCGCTGGCTCGGCGCCGATCCCGAAGGCTACGCCGCGAACTACCGCATCTTGGTCGACCATGATCTGCGGCCCGAACTGGCCAGCGTAGCATGCCCGGTTCTCGTGCTCGCCGGCCGTTTCGATCCGTTCAGCGGGCCCGACGCGGTCGACGCCGGCACCGCCGCGCTGCCGGACCGCCGCTTCCGGACGGTCGACGGCGGGCACTTCATGACCATCCAGTCGCCGCATCTGGTCGCCGAAGCCGCGCGCGCGTTTCTGGAAGACAGATGA
- a CDS encoding carboxymuconolactone decarboxylase family protein → MDAGLAASYDAYGDAVWTEGPLSRLDKELIALAVCAAPTCLHEPGIRRHMKAALDLGASPKEVYAVLQLAAALSVHTCTIGIPALDDVMAGKFVE, encoded by the coding sequence ATCGACGCCGGCCTCGCCGCAAGCTACGACGCCTACGGCGACGCGGTCTGGACCGAGGGCCCGCTGTCGCGGCTGGACAAGGAGCTGATCGCGCTAGCCGTCTGCGCCGCGCCGACCTGCCTGCATGAACCCGGCATCCGCCGCCACATGAAGGCCGCGCTGGATCTCGGTGCGTCCCCTAAGGAAGTCTACGCCGTGCTGCAGCTCGCCGCAGCGCTGTCCGTCCACACCTGCACCATCGGCATCCCGGCGCTCGACGACGTGATGGCCGGAAAATTCGTGGAGTGA
- a CDS encoding acyl-CoA dehydrogenase family protein translates to MSLQFDFSFEQRTLAESVGKLLQSFPPVNAHPPYAYAPGDVTGRLAAFGLFGEGAEGSPLGCADMVAVALEVGRTVVAAPVAEALAACVALSGANADLAEALAAGKVVAVASSGVLVEAGGRLSGELVVPHAGAAECVVAPIEREGVGSWTLIKASAAEMAPAETMDITAAAARITVRSANEVAELAPGAVSLDDALRLAVLAEIVGAADAALARTVGYISERKQFGKPIGSNQAVKHIAADCAVAVETMKAAVEYAGWALDAAREGGAMVDEARLALQSAASFVGEHGRKVAERCVQMHGGIAFTWDYGLHVPYRRLVFRTATLAGTRTAREALASHLLD, encoded by the coding sequence ATGAGCCTACAATTCGATTTCTCCTTCGAGCAGCGGACGCTGGCCGAGAGCGTCGGCAAGCTCCTGCAGTCCTTCCCGCCGGTGAACGCGCATCCTCCCTACGCCTATGCACCGGGCGACGTCACCGGCCGCCTCGCTGCATTCGGCCTGTTCGGCGAGGGCGCCGAAGGGTCGCCGCTCGGCTGTGCCGACATGGTGGCCGTGGCGCTGGAAGTGGGCCGCACCGTCGTGGCGGCCCCGGTCGCCGAAGCGCTCGCTGCTTGCGTGGCGCTTTCCGGCGCCAATGCCGACCTGGCCGAGGCGCTCGCGGCCGGCAAGGTCGTCGCCGTCGCCAGTTCGGGCGTGCTGGTCGAGGCGGGCGGCCGCCTGTCGGGCGAGCTGGTCGTTCCGCACGCCGGCGCGGCCGAATGCGTCGTCGCGCCGATCGAGCGAGAGGGCGTCGGCTCCTGGACGCTGATCAAGGCGTCCGCGGCCGAGATGGCGCCGGCCGAGACCATGGATATCACCGCCGCGGCCGCGCGGATTACGGTCCGCTCCGCCAATGAAGTGGCCGAACTCGCGCCCGGCGCGGTCAGTCTGGACGATGCCCTCCGGCTCGCCGTGCTGGCCGAGATCGTCGGCGCCGCCGATGCTGCGCTGGCGCGGACCGTCGGCTACATTTCCGAGCGCAAGCAGTTCGGCAAGCCGATTGGCTCCAACCAAGCCGTCAAGCACATCGCCGCCGACTGCGCCGTCGCGGTCGAGACCATGAAGGCCGCGGTGGAATATGCCGGCTGGGCCCTGGACGCGGCCCGCGAGGGCGGGGCGATGGTCGACGAGGCGCGGCTCGCGCTGCAATCGGCCGCATCTTTCGTCGGCGAGCACGGGCGCAAGGTCGCCGAGCGTTGCGTCCAGATGCATGGCGGCATTGCTTTTACCTGGGACTACGGGCTGCATGTGCCCTACCGCCGCCTCGTCTTCCGAACCGCGACGCTGGCCGGCACGCGGACCGCGCGCGAGGCACTGGCAAGCCATCTCTTGGACTGA
- a CDS encoding acyl-CoA dehydrogenase family protein, with protein sequence MDVSFRPEQEAFRQRFRQWLSENLAPDWGGPWFMGPEDDAENAVLQTEWERRLYAAGYQGIHWPKAYGGQGLTVVEQLIAAEELGRVAAPEGINTLGKELVGPIVLALGTEAQKKHYIPRILRLDDIWCQGFSEPDAGSDLAGLRTRAVRDGNGWVVNGQKLWTSFAHHSNKCILLARTDPEAPKHKGLTLFLLDMETPGVTVRPLKQITGRSEFNEVFFENVRLPEGSHLGEVNQGWNAAVGVLGLERATARFYRQSRFLSEFLQLVGSLKRRPDKANDGWYRQRAGALLAELRMHRLLNLKAASRIVNGQGIGAEASIVKLFWSEMHQRIMDFAGEVFGDEFVLDTPEAERFRFLYLHIRAETIYAGTSEVQRNIIGERMLGLGR encoded by the coding sequence ATGGACGTTTCCTTCAGGCCCGAACAGGAGGCCTTTCGGCAGCGCTTCCGGCAATGGCTTTCTGAGAACCTCGCGCCCGACTGGGGCGGACCCTGGTTCATGGGACCCGAGGACGATGCCGAGAACGCCGTGCTCCAGACGGAATGGGAGCGCCGCCTCTACGCGGCGGGCTACCAGGGCATCCACTGGCCGAAGGCGTATGGCGGGCAAGGGCTTACGGTCGTCGAGCAGCTGATCGCGGCGGAGGAACTGGGCCGGGTCGCCGCGCCCGAAGGCATCAACACGCTCGGCAAGGAATTGGTCGGGCCGATCGTGCTGGCGCTCGGCACGGAGGCGCAGAAGAAGCACTACATCCCGCGCATCCTCCGGCTCGACGACATCTGGTGCCAGGGATTTTCCGAGCCCGATGCCGGCTCCGACCTCGCCGGCCTGCGCACCCGCGCCGTGCGCGACGGCAATGGCTGGGTGGTCAACGGCCAGAAGCTGTGGACCAGCTTCGCCCACCACTCGAACAAGTGCATCCTGCTCGCCCGCACCGACCCCGAGGCGCCCAAGCACAAGGGGCTGACCCTCTTTCTGCTGGACATGGAGACACCCGGGGTCACGGTGCGCCCGCTGAAGCAGATCACCGGACGCAGTGAATTCAACGAGGTGTTCTTCGAGAACGTGCGTCTGCCCGAGGGTTCGCACCTTGGCGAGGTGAACCAGGGCTGGAACGCCGCAGTCGGCGTTCTCGGCCTCGAACGGGCGACGGCGCGCTTCTACCGGCAGTCGCGCTTCCTGTCGGAATTCCTGCAGCTGGTCGGCAGCCTGAAGCGGCGGCCGGACAAGGCCAATGACGGCTGGTATCGCCAGCGTGCCGGCGCCTTGCTGGCCGAGCTGCGCATGCATCGGCTGCTCAACCTCAAGGCGGCAAGCCGGATCGTCAACGGACAAGGCATCGGCGCCGAGGCGAGCATCGTCAAGCTCTTCTGGAGCGAGATGCATCAGCGCATCATGGATTTCGCCGGCGAGGTGTTCGGTGACGAGTTCGTGCTCGACACGCCCGAGGCCGAACGCTTTCGCTTCCTCTATCTGCACATCCGCGCCGAGACGATCTACGCCGGCACCTCCGAGGTCCAGCGCAACATCATCGGCGAACGCATGCTGGGGCTGGGACGATGA
- a CDS encoding acetate--CoA ligase family protein, with the protein MSQAGFVVFEDPNRAVAAVGALLHFARHFDRPAWAAVDRTPTPRAELEAAASDPAAGAALRARIGVPDVPARLAVSVDEAAAAAAGFAYPVVLKIASPDIQHKTEVGGVKLGLADEAALRQAWSEMMTSVEKCAPAARIAGATVSPMFSGGVETIIGTQNDPDLGPVVMFGLGGTMAEALKDVVFAPAPVDEKTALGMIGAIRASAVLDGWRGAAPSDKTALAHAIVALSRFAAANRDSVASVEVNPFVALPKGGVALDMLLQLREGN; encoded by the coding sequence ATGTCGCAGGCGGGCTTCGTGGTGTTCGAGGATCCGAACCGTGCGGTCGCTGCGGTCGGCGCGCTGCTGCACTTCGCCCGCCATTTCGACCGTCCGGCCTGGGCTGCGGTCGACCGGACGCCGACGCCGAGGGCAGAACTCGAAGCTGCAGCCTCCGACCCGGCCGCGGGTGCGGCTCTGCGCGCCCGCATCGGGGTCCCGGACGTTCCGGCGCGTCTCGCCGTTTCCGTCGACGAAGCGGCCGCCGCCGCAGCTGGCTTCGCCTATCCGGTAGTGCTCAAGATCGCCTCGCCCGACATCCAGCACAAGACGGAGGTCGGCGGTGTCAAGCTCGGACTCGCCGACGAGGCAGCGCTGCGCCAGGCCTGGAGCGAGATGATGACGTCGGTCGAAAAGTGCGCGCCGGCGGCGCGGATCGCCGGCGCGACCGTGTCGCCGATGTTTTCCGGTGGCGTCGAGACTATCATCGGCACGCAGAACGATCCGGACCTCGGGCCGGTGGTCATGTTCGGCCTCGGCGGCACCATGGCCGAGGCGCTGAAGGACGTGGTGTTCGCGCCCGCGCCGGTGGACGAGAAGACGGCGCTCGGGATGATCGGCGCGATCCGCGCGAGCGCCGTGCTCGACGGGTGGCGCGGTGCCGCTCCTTCCGACAAGACCGCGCTCGCCCATGCCATCGTCGCGCTGTCGCGCTTTGCTGCCGCCAATCGCGACAGCGTCGCGAGTGTCGAGGTCAACCCCTTCGTCGCCTTGCCCAAGGGCGGCGTGGCGCTGGACATGCTGCTGCAGCTCCGCGAGGGGAACTGA
- a CDS encoding CaiB/BaiF CoA-transferase family protein has protein sequence MTAVLEGIRVVDFSRIFAGPDSTQILGDLGADVVKVEDPDGGDDCRYLGATKAELERIGAPSPSFRSFNRNKRSIALDLSTEAGRKAARRLALGADVVVNNFRPGTMERWGLGYEHLGTDNPRLVYCDFHAYGPVGPLAQVGANDLALQAHSGLMSITGEEGGPPARAGSAIVDLHASLAIVSGVLAALFHRERTGRGQRVDTSLLLSSAHLMSYFYQDYWLSGNQHRRMGTANHLSVPNQAFPTHDGYVVIIAPSDEMWRRLVDALSPQVLGVPEFATASERLRLRKEVVEAISSVTRTMGKHDIHALLSAAKVNVSVVHDIGEATQHPQLEAVGGIFRDQDSGARYVGTPFRLHETPGRMTRSYPALGEHTDEILAQAGYSMAEIAELRKAGGAA, from the coding sequence ATGACGGCGGTCCTCGAAGGGATCCGTGTGGTGGATTTCTCGCGCATCTTCGCGGGACCCGATTCCACGCAAATCCTTGGCGATCTCGGCGCCGACGTGGTCAAGGTCGAGGACCCGGACGGCGGCGACGACTGCCGCTATCTCGGCGCCACCAAGGCGGAGCTAGAGCGCATCGGAGCGCCGAGCCCCTCCTTCCGCTCCTTCAACCGCAACAAGCGCTCGATCGCGCTCGACCTGTCGACCGAGGCGGGCCGGAAGGCAGCGCGGCGTCTGGCGCTGGGCGCGGACGTCGTCGTCAACAATTTCCGTCCGGGCACGATGGAGCGCTGGGGCCTCGGCTACGAGCATCTGGGCACCGACAATCCGCGCCTGGTCTATTGCGACTTCCACGCCTACGGACCGGTCGGACCGCTGGCGCAGGTGGGCGCCAACGATCTCGCGTTGCAGGCTCATTCCGGGTTGATGAGCATCACCGGCGAGGAGGGCGGGCCTCCGGCGCGCGCCGGCAGCGCTATCGTCGACCTGCATGCCAGCCTGGCCATTGTCAGCGGCGTTCTGGCTGCGCTGTTCCATCGCGAGCGGACGGGCAGGGGGCAGCGGGTGGACACCTCGCTGCTGCTCTCCTCAGCGCATCTGATGAGCTATTTCTACCAGGACTACTGGCTGAGCGGGAACCAGCACCGCCGCATGGGCACTGCCAACCACCTGAGCGTGCCCAACCAAGCTTTTCCGACCCACGACGGCTACGTGGTCATCATCGCCCCGTCGGACGAGATGTGGCGCCGGCTGGTCGATGCGTTGAGCCCGCAGGTCCTGGGCGTGCCGGAGTTCGCCACGGCGTCCGAGCGCCTGCGGCTGCGCAAGGAGGTGGTCGAGGCCATTTCCTCGGTCACTCGGACCATGGGCAAGCACGACATCCACGCCTTGCTGAGCGCCGCCAAGGTCAACGTCTCGGTGGTGCACGATATCGGCGAGGCGACGCAGCATCCCCAGTTGGAGGCCGTCGGCGGCATCTTCCGCGACCAGGATAGCGGCGCGCGCTATGTCGGCACACCGTTCCGTCTGCACGAGACGCCTGGCCGCATGACACGCAGCTATCCCGCGCTCGGCGAGCATACCGACGAGATTCTGGCGCAGGCCGGCTATTCGATGGCCGAGATCGCGGAACTGAGAAAGGCCGGGGGAGCGGCATGA
- a CDS encoding MaoC family dehydratase has product MVENALTTGAEFRLAPRPMTRERMRWYVDAQPTIAADDGRVHTQEPTIHDDDEYARKQGLPGIIADGMVSTNWILGLLVDVYGAQVAGRCRLRTKYIAPIYEDQIVVACARVTDVAEADGRTACALDVWCEDDTGAKLTVGDATVYV; this is encoded by the coding sequence ATGGTCGAGAACGCTCTGACCACCGGCGCCGAGTTCCGTCTCGCGCCGCGCCCGATGACCCGCGAGCGGATGCGCTGGTATGTCGACGCCCAGCCCACCATCGCCGCCGACGACGGCCGCGTCCACACCCAGGAACCGACCATCCACGACGACGACGAATACGCCCGCAAGCAAGGCCTGCCCGGCATCATCGCCGACGGCATGGTGTCCACCAACTGGATCCTCGGTCTGTTGGTCGACGTCTACGGGGCCCAGGTGGCCGGGCGATGCAGGTTGCGCACCAAATACATCGCGCCCATCTACGAAGACCAGATCGTTGTCGCCTGCGCCAGGGTCACGGACGTGGCCGAGGCCGACGGCAGGACCGCCTGCGCGCTCGATGTCTGGTGCGAGGACGATACGGGCGCCAAGCTCACCGTGGGTGACGCCACGGTCTACGTCTGA
- a CDS encoding LysR family transcriptional regulator — protein sequence MEWVQTLRSFVGAVQQGSLSGAGRLLGSSPASISRHITSLEEQLGTQLLKRSSRNLALTEAGELYYNQVEQILQQLAEANRSVNQLQTKPEGVLRVHTRMLVGQLIVVPYLPEFLAQYPDIRVDIVLSNNIAPVMDQGIDVDIRIGKLEDSSLIARKLASSERIAVATPAYLRSRPPIYSPQDLRQHNCLTYRINLGNPVWRFMDAEKRIEEVPVRGSVQTDFGHALVQLTKADVGIALMPDWSVHREIADGRLVRLLPGYKVSHVDFENGVYAVFPASRQTSLKLRLFVDFLAQVFKRELANL from the coding sequence ATGGAGTGGGTTCAGACGCTTCGGTCCTTCGTCGGTGCCGTCCAGCAAGGCAGCCTTTCAGGCGCTGGACGGCTGCTTGGCAGTTCGCCCGCGTCCATCTCGCGGCACATTACCTCGCTGGAGGAGCAGCTCGGCACCCAGCTCCTGAAACGTTCGAGCCGTAACCTCGCGCTTACCGAGGCGGGTGAGCTTTACTACAATCAGGTCGAGCAGATCCTGCAGCAGCTCGCCGAAGCCAACCGCAGCGTGAACCAGCTGCAGACCAAGCCGGAAGGCGTGCTGCGGGTTCATACCCGAATGTTGGTTGGGCAGTTGATTGTCGTGCCCTACTTGCCGGAATTCCTCGCCCAGTATCCCGACATCCGCGTCGACATAGTGTTGTCGAACAACATTGCCCCGGTCATGGATCAGGGCATCGACGTAGACATCCGCATCGGCAAGCTGGAGGATTCCTCGCTGATCGCGCGCAAGCTCGCAAGCAGCGAGCGAATAGCCGTGGCGACCCCGGCTTATCTTAGGAGCCGGCCCCCCATCTATTCGCCACAAGACCTCAGGCAGCACAACTGCCTGACCTACCGCATCAATCTAGGCAACCCCGTCTGGCGCTTCATGGATGCGGAGAAGCGGATCGAGGAAGTGCCCGTGCGCGGCTCGGTGCAGACCGACTTCGGGCATGCGCTCGTGCAGCTGACCAAAGCCGACGTCGGCATCGCGCTGATGCCCGACTGGTCGGTGCACCGCGAGATCGCCGACGGGCGGCTGGTGCGCCTGCTGCCCGGCTACAAGGTGAGTCACGTCGATTTCGAGAATGGCGTCTACGCCGTCTTTCCCGCGTCCCGGCAGACCTCACTCAAGCTGAGGCTGTTCGTGGATTTCCTCGCTCAGGTGTTCAAGCGCGAGCTGGCGAACCTCTAG
- a CDS encoding alpha/beta fold hydrolase: MTAQPLRVETRGDRAKPALLLVHALGTDGRFWDEAVAELGRDFFCIVPDLRASGRTPNPDRPVTAQEHALDLVGVLDSLGIQRALFAGCAIGGMVAALTAVAAPARCAGLLMTNPGVRNADAVKDILRARVDQVRAEGMQVLLPAAADRSFYGMPRDARFDRYVDRYVAQDPEAYALSVLGYLDIDIRPELPKLSCPLLLIPGGNDVLMPSDSAEVIRSLVPQAEVVVFEDVAHFIPFQAPERFVAELRRFADAIGWRA, translated from the coding sequence ATGACCGCGCAGCCGCTCCGGGTCGAAACCCGCGGGGACCGGGCGAAGCCCGCGCTGCTGCTCGTCCACGCGCTGGGCACCGACGGCCGTTTCTGGGATGAAGCGGTCGCCGAGCTCGGACGAGATTTCTTCTGCATCGTGCCCGACCTGCGGGCATCGGGGCGCACGCCCAATCCGGACAGGCCGGTGACGGCGCAGGAGCATGCACTCGATCTCGTCGGCGTTCTGGACAGCCTCGGCATCCAAAGAGCCCTGTTCGCCGGATGCGCCATCGGCGGCATGGTCGCTGCGCTGACGGCGGTTGCCGCGCCGGCGCGCTGCGCCGGATTGCTGATGACCAATCCAGGTGTGCGCAACGCGGACGCAGTCAAAGACATCCTGCGGGCGCGGGTGGACCAGGTGCGGGCAGAGGGCATGCAGGTGCTGCTGCCGGCGGCGGCCGACCGCTCCTTTTACGGCATGCCGCGCGATGCCCGCTTCGACCGCTATGTCGATCGCTATGTCGCCCAGGATCCGGAAGCCTATGCCTTGTCGGTGCTCGGCTATCTCGACATCGACATCCGACCGGAGCTGCCGAAACTGTCCTGCCCGCTGTTGCTCATCCCCGGCGGCAACGACGTGCTGATGCCTTCGGACAGTGCCGAGGTCATCAGGAGCCTCGTGCCACAGGCGGAAGTGGTGGTCTTCGAGGACGTCGCCCACTTCATCCCATTCCAGGCGCCAGAGCGTTTTGTCGCCGAGTTGCGCCGCTTCGCCGACGCCATCGGCTGGCGCGCCTAG
- a CDS encoding MBL fold metallo-hydrolase — MIKVGDFQISRVEEVVLDEPVELLAGFNEEIRERHRGWLEPDFYNGERNVFFSVIQTWILRDGKRTIIIDTSGGDDRDRPLSPRFHMQKRHLDRALLAEGVEPEKVDMVFLTHLHVDHVGWNTRKEGDRFVPMFPNARYVVSSTELAARDPERGAKERPPASWNTYLDTVKPILEAGLVDQVEGTENLGPGLDIIQIPGHAPGMIGLRVRSGGEEAVFIADVMHQPLQVYYPEWNSRYCENQELARETRAKVLKHAADEGALLLPAHYGAPHAGYIRSIGKNYRFEPVAWTR, encoded by the coding sequence TTGATCAAGGTCGGCGATTTTCAGATTTCGCGCGTGGAAGAGGTGGTGCTCGACGAGCCTGTGGAGCTGCTGGCCGGCTTCAACGAGGAGATCCGCGAGCGCCACCGCGGCTGGCTGGAGCCGGACTTCTACAATGGCGAGCGCAACGTCTTCTTCTCCGTGATCCAGACGTGGATCCTGCGCGACGGCAAGCGCACGATCATCATCGACACCAGCGGCGGCGACGACCGCGACCGCCCGCTCTCGCCGCGCTTCCACATGCAGAAGCGGCACCTCGATCGCGCGCTGCTGGCCGAAGGGGTAGAGCCGGAGAAGGTCGACATGGTCTTCCTCACCCATCTCCATGTCGACCATGTCGGCTGGAACACGCGCAAGGAAGGCGATCGGTTCGTGCCGATGTTCCCCAACGCGCGATATGTCGTGTCATCCACCGAACTCGCCGCGCGCGATCCGGAGCGGGGGGCGAAGGAGCGACCACCGGCAAGCTGGAACACCTATCTCGACACGGTGAAGCCAATCCTGGAGGCCGGCCTCGTCGACCAGGTCGAGGGCACCGAGAACCTCGGACCCGGTCTCGACATAATTCAGATCCCAGGCCATGCGCCCGGCATGATCGGCCTGCGCGTCCGTTCGGGAGGCGAGGAAGCGGTGTTCATCGCCGACGTCATGCACCAGCCGCTGCAGGTCTATTATCCGGAGTGGAACAGCCGCTACTGCGAGAACCAGGAGCTGGCGCGCGAGACTCGCGCGAAGGTGCTGAAGCACGCCGCCGACGAGGGTGCGCTGCTCCTTCCGGCCCACTACGGCGCCCCGCATGCCGGCTACATCCGCTCCATCGGGAAAAATTATCGCTTCGAGCCGGTTGCGTGGACGAGATGA
- a CDS encoding ABC transporter ATP-binding protein: MAPNLLDVSNIDLAFGGIKALTSVSLGVPAGKVTAVIGPNGAGKTTLFNVISGFYKAQRGTVTFAGQDLLAQPAHTRSRAGISRTFQNIALFPGMTVAENIKLGAHAHLDTGVFAAALYLGPAAREERAMDRKIDQTVIPLLGLEDSRDRSVSGLPYGLQKRIELARALVTEPKLLMLDEPFAGMNTTEKAKMSGQIRTLVAETDVTVLLIDHDMESIMTMSDQIVVLNFGKVIAAGTPAQVQANPAVIEAYLGAEDAA; encoded by the coding sequence ATGGCTCCCAACCTTTTGGACGTGTCGAATATCGACCTCGCCTTCGGCGGCATCAAGGCGCTGACGAGCGTATCGCTCGGAGTGCCCGCGGGCAAGGTCACGGCCGTCATCGGCCCGAACGGCGCCGGCAAGACGACGCTGTTCAACGTCATCTCGGGTTTCTACAAGGCCCAGCGCGGCACGGTTACCTTCGCGGGGCAGGACCTGCTCGCCCAGCCTGCGCACACGCGCTCGCGTGCCGGCATCTCGCGCACCTTCCAGAATATTGCGCTGTTTCCCGGCATGACGGTGGCCGAGAACATCAAGCTCGGCGCCCATGCGCATCTCGATACGGGTGTCTTCGCCGCGGCGCTCTATCTCGGGCCCGCGGCGCGCGAGGAGCGCGCGATGGACCGCAAGATCGACCAGACGGTCATCCCGCTGCTCGGCCTCGAGGACAGCCGCGACCGCTCTGTCTCCGGCCTTCCCTACGGTTTGCAGAAGCGCATCGAACTCGCCCGCGCGCTGGTGACGGAGCCGAAGCTGCTGATGCTCGACGAGCCTTTCGCGGGTATGAACACCACGGAGAAAGCGAAGATGTCCGGCCAGATCCGCACGCTTGTCGCAGAGACGGACGTGACGGTGCTGCTGATCGACCACGACATGGAATCGATCATGACCATGTCCGACCAGATCGTCGTGCTCAATTTCGGCAAGGTCATCGCCGCCGGCACGCCTGCTCAGGTGCAGGCCAATCCGGCCGTCATCGAGGCCTATCTCGGGGCAGAGGACGCTGCATGA